Proteins from a single region of Mucilaginibacter daejeonensis:
- a CDS encoding undecaprenyl-diphosphate phosphatase produces MDLIQAVILAIIEGLTEFLPVSSTGHMIIASSAMGIANNDFVKLFTVAIQLGAILSVVVLYFKRFFQSIDFYVKLMVAFIPAVIFGLLFSKKIDQLLESALTVGITLFVGGIILLFVDKWFNKPTVTEEKGIDLITALKIGLFQCIAMIPGTSRSAATIVGGMSQKLSRTAAAEFSFFLAVPTMFAATAKKLYDFYKEGHTFTGEEIKLLALGNVIAFIVGLLAIKTFITFLERKGFVLFGWYRIVVGAIIIGLYMAGHNLEVI; encoded by the coding sequence ATGGATCTTATACAAGCGGTGATCCTGGCCATTATCGAGGGCCTTACCGAGTTTCTTCCAGTATCCTCTACCGGCCACATGATCATAGCCTCATCGGCCATGGGCATTGCCAATAACGATTTTGTAAAGCTATTTACCGTTGCCATACAGTTAGGTGCCATCCTTTCGGTAGTAGTACTATACTTCAAGCGCTTTTTTCAGAGCATCGATTTCTATGTGAAGCTGATGGTGGCTTTTATACCGGCGGTGATCTTTGGTCTGCTGTTCAGCAAAAAAATCGATCAGTTATTGGAGAGTGCCCTTACCGTAGGCATCACGCTGTTTGTAGGCGGTATTATACTGCTCTTTGTTGACAAGTGGTTCAATAAACCTACCGTTACCGAGGAGAAAGGCATAGATCTTATCACAGCGCTTAAAATAGGCCTGTTCCAGTGCATCGCCATGATACCGGGCACCTCGCGCTCGGCTGCTACCATTGTAGGCGGTATGAGTCAGAAATTGAGCCGTACGGCGGCCGCAGAGTTCTCCTTCTTTTTAGCGGTACCTACCATGTTTGCGGCCACTGCCAAAAAGCTTTACGACTTTTACAAAGAGGGCCACACCTTCACCGGTGAAGAGATCAAACTGTTGGCCTTAGGCAACGTCATTGCCTTTATAGTAGGCCTCTTGGCCATCAAGACCTTTATCACTTTTTTAGAACGTAAAGGCTTCGTACTATTCGGCTGGTACCGTATCGTAGTAGGTGCGATCATCATCGGCCTCTACATGGCAGGACACAATCTTGAAGTGATCTGA
- a CDS encoding DUF3098 domain-containing protein: protein MAQKYDKPAGTPVSRPSILGDTKTTVAPEKIDFVFGKSNYQLLAISVLLVAIGFVLMSGTTDIYSNTKIVIAPLVVLAGFGMGFYAIMKRKTA from the coding sequence ATGGCTCAAAAATATGATAAACCAGCAGGTACGCCTGTTTCACGTCCGTCCATTTTGGGCGATACCAAAACCACGGTAGCTCCCGAAAAGATCGACTTTGTGTTCGGTAAAAGTAATTATCAATTACTGGCCATTAGTGTATTGCTGGTAGCCATTGGCTTTGTGCTGATGAGCGGCACCACTGACATTTACAGCAACACCAAGATCGTGATAGCACCTTTAGTAGTGCTGGCCGGCTTTGGCATGGGCTTTTACGCGATCATGAAACGTAAAACGGCTTAA
- a CDS encoding cell division protein FtsX, which translates to MEEFEASTAAKKTKTIYISTVFGIAMVLLMVGMLGLILVHANKLSRYIKENTVVNVFVDEGARETDVLQFQRQLDSNPFVKRTQYVSKELAARNLQKDLGEDFIKFLGVNPLSQSIDVYLKADYANNTDLNRFAAQLKANPLVQEVKYQTSLIEQMNKVMTNISLVILGFTAIFLVVSVALINNTIRLAIYSQRFLIKSMQLVGATKNFIRKPFLLYGIWHGLLGALIATILLVGTLYVAYQQIPDLIVLQDLYEFGAVFVVLVGLGIFIAGFSTFLAVNRFLRLKIYQLYR; encoded by the coding sequence ATGGAAGAATTTGAAGCAAGCACGGCCGCCAAAAAGACCAAGACCATCTATATCTCCACAGTATTTGGTATAGCTATGGTGTTGTTGATGGTGGGTATGCTGGGGCTGATCCTGGTACATGCCAACAAGCTATCACGCTACATCAAGGAGAATACGGTAGTGAACGTTTTTGTTGATGAAGGCGCCCGCGAGACCGATGTATTGCAGTTCCAGCGACAGTTAGATAGCAATCCTTTTGTTAAACGTACCCAATACGTAAGTAAAGAACTGGCTGCCCGTAATCTGCAAAAAGACCTGGGCGAAGATTTTATCAAGTTCCTGGGTGTTAATCCGCTCTCGCAATCAATAGACGTATACCTGAAGGCCGACTATGCCAATAATACCGACCTGAATCGTTTTGCGGCTCAACTGAAAGCCAACCCACTGGTGCAGGAGGTCAAATATCAAACTTCACTGATCGAGCAAATGAATAAGGTGATGACCAACATCAGCTTAGTGATCCTGGGCTTTACGGCGATCTTTTTGGTGGTATCGGTAGCGCTGATCAATAACACTATCCGTTTGGCTATTTACTCGCAACGCTTCCTGATCAAGTCAATGCAACTGGTGGGTGCTACCAAAAATTTTATCCGCAAGCCCTTCCTGCTTTACGGCATTTGGCATGGATTGCTGGGTGCGCTGATCGCTACCATCTTATTGGTGGGCACCTTGTACGTGGCTTACCAACAGATACCCGACCTGATCGTATTGCAAGACCTATATGAGTTCGGCGCTGTTTTCGTGGTCCTTGTTGGACTAGGTATCTTTATTGCCGGGTTTAGTACCTTTTTGGCGGTTAACCGCTTTTTACGATTGAAGATCTATCAACTTTACAGATAA
- a CDS encoding NAD(P)H-dependent glycerol-3-phosphate dehydrogenase, whose protein sequence is MQGYPQKILVVGGGSWATANVKMLTDNTTPKEIFWWMRSEQAVEELRKYRHNPNYLSSVEIKVPSDNISTDLKASIAKADMVLLNVPAAFLKHALSAITPEDLAGKKVISAIKGIVPDENLIIGEFLHKYYNIPFHDFLVISGPCHAEEVALEKLSYLTIASADEQLAKQLAGMLNTRYIKTVVSDDIWGTEYAAVLKNIYAVASGICHGVGYGDNFQAVLISNAIREMKDFVDAVHPIDRDIKESAYLGDLLVTAYSQFSRNRTFGNMIGKGYTVTSAQLEMNMIAEGYYAVNCLHQINKQYTVRMPICEAVYRILYKKQAPVLEMKRLAEQLS, encoded by the coding sequence ATGCAAGGTTACCCACAAAAAATACTGGTAGTAGGAGGAGGCAGCTGGGCCACCGCGAACGTCAAAATGCTGACCGACAACACTACGCCAAAAGAGATATTTTGGTGGATGCGCAGCGAGCAAGCCGTTGAAGAGCTGCGCAAGTACAGGCATAACCCTAATTACCTGAGCTCGGTAGAGATCAAGGTGCCGAGCGATAATATCTCTACTGATCTTAAAGCCTCCATCGCCAAAGCGGATATGGTACTGCTCAATGTACCGGCAGCTTTTCTAAAGCATGCGCTATCAGCCATTACGCCTGAGGACCTTGCCGGCAAAAAGGTGATATCGGCCATTAAAGGTATCGTGCCTGATGAGAACCTGATCATCGGTGAGTTCTTGCACAAGTATTATAACATTCCTTTCCACGATTTTTTGGTGATCAGTGGCCCCTGCCATGCAGAGGAAGTTGCGCTGGAGAAACTCTCATACCTCACCATTGCCTCGGCCGATGAACAACTGGCCAAGCAACTGGCCGGAATGCTGAACACGCGATATATCAAAACGGTAGTATCTGACGATATATGGGGTACCGAGTATGCCGCTGTGTTGAAGAACATTTATGCAGTAGCCAGCGGCATATGCCATGGCGTGGGTTATGGCGATAATTTTCAGGCGGTGCTCATATCCAACGCTATACGCGAAATGAAGGATTTTGTGGATGCCGTACACCCGATCGATCGCGACATCAAGGAATCAGCCTATTTGGGCGACCTGCTCGTGACCGCTTACTCACAGTTCAGCCGTAACCGTACGTTCGGTAACATGATCGGTAAAGGTTATACCGTGACGTCGGCGCAGTTGGAAATGAACATGATTGCTGAGGGCTATTATGCAGTAAATTGCCTACACCAGATCAACAAACAGTATACAGTGCGCATGCCTATTTGTGAGGCTGTATACCGTATTTTATACAAAAAACAAGCTCCCGTGCTTGAAATGAAGCGTTTGGCCGAACAATTGAGTTGA
- a CDS encoding DEAD/DEAH box helicase, producing the protein MNNPFIELGIRHDIVNAITELGFENPTPIQEQSIPVLLTGSNDFVGLAQTGTGKTAAFGLPLLELLDFEENYPQALVLCPTRELCLQITNDLKNYSKNLKNANVVAVYGGASISDQLRQIKRGVQIVVATPGRMLDILDRKAIDFSQVQYVVLDEADEMLNMGFQEDIDSILSNTPEDKKTWLFSATMPAEVRRISKKYMTDPYELTMGTKNTGNANIEHEYYIVRARDKYAAFKRIVDFNPEIFGIVFCRTKIETQEIAESLVKDGYNADALHGDLSQQQRDKVMKRYRERSLQLLIATDVAARGIDVNDVTHVINYSLPDEIENYTHRSGRTARAGKSGVSISIVNSKEIGKIRQIERVIGKKFIKGEIPTGFDVCEKQLFGLIHKVHNVEVNEQQIEQYLPRIMDEFADLSKEDVIKRFASIEFNSFLEYYKNAPDLNVPEDTRASRDGGEKFPRTGNRSDFTRLFINLGSVDGFSRGDILGYFCNQTGISGRTIGKIDVKGVYSFIEVANGDVDTAFNAFKSVENHGRQVRIEISADGDRVSNRGEGRGSFAGGSNYRSGRREGGGGFRGNSDRNNNGGGFRDFSGKRREDRGERRKKY; encoded by the coding sequence ATGAATAACCCATTTATTGAACTGGGGATCCGTCATGATATTGTTAATGCCATTACTGAGTTAGGATTTGAAAATCCTACACCGATCCAGGAACAGTCGATCCCGGTATTGTTAACAGGCAGCAACGATTTTGTCGGATTAGCCCAAACCGGGACCGGAAAAACTGCTGCTTTTGGCTTACCATTATTGGAACTGCTGGATTTTGAAGAGAACTATCCACAGGCACTCGTTCTGTGCCCTACACGTGAACTTTGTTTACAGATCACCAATGATCTGAAGAATTACTCTAAGAACCTGAAGAACGCCAACGTTGTGGCCGTTTATGGTGGCGCGAGCATCTCAGATCAGTTACGCCAGATCAAACGCGGCGTGCAGATCGTTGTTGCTACTCCGGGCCGTATGCTCGATATCCTTGACCGCAAGGCTATCGATTTCTCGCAGGTGCAATATGTAGTATTGGATGAGGCTGATGAAATGCTCAACATGGGCTTTCAGGAAGACATTGACAGTATCTTATCTAACACGCCAGAGGATAAAAAGACCTGGCTTTTCTCGGCTACCATGCCGGCCGAAGTACGCCGTATCTCTAAAAAGTACATGACCGACCCTTACGAGTTGACCATGGGCACTAAGAATACCGGCAATGCTAATATTGAGCACGAGTACTACATCGTACGTGCCCGTGACAAGTACGCTGCATTTAAACGCATCGTTGATTTTAACCCCGAGATATTCGGTATCGTATTTTGCCGTACCAAGATCGAGACCCAGGAGATAGCTGAGTCGCTGGTTAAGGATGGGTACAATGCTGATGCCCTGCACGGCGACCTTTCGCAACAACAACGCGATAAGGTAATGAAACGTTACCGTGAGCGCAGCCTGCAATTGCTGATCGCTACTGACGTTGCCGCCCGCGGTATCGACGTTAACGATGTTACCCACGTGATCAACTACTCGTTACCTGACGAGATCGAGAACTACACTCACCGTAGCGGCCGTACCGCACGTGCCGGTAAAAGTGGTGTATCTATCTCTATCGTTAACTCGAAAGAGATCGGTAAGATCCGCCAGATCGAGCGTGTTATCGGTAAGAAATTCATCAAAGGTGAGATACCTACCGGTTTTGATGTTTGTGAGAAACAATTGTTCGGACTGATACATAAGGTACACAATGTTGAAGTGAATGAGCAGCAGATCGAGCAGTACTTGCCGCGCATTATGGACGAATTTGCTGACCTGAGCAAGGAAGATGTGATCAAACGTTTCGCATCGATCGAGTTCAACAGCTTTTTGGAGTATTACAAAAATGCACCAGACCTTAACGTACCTGAAGATACCCGCGCAAGCCGTGATGGTGGCGAGAAATTCCCTCGTACCGGCAACCGTTCTGACTTCACCCGTTTGTTCATCAACCTGGGTTCGGTAGATGGCTTTAGCCGTGGCGACATCTTGGGTTATTTCTGTAACCAAACAGGTATTTCAGGTCGTACCATAGGTAAGATCGATGTTAAGGGTGTTTACTCGTTCATCGAGGTGGCCAATGGCGATGTTGATACTGCTTTCAACGCATTCAAATCAGTTGAGAACCATGGCCGCCAGGTACGCATAGAAATATCTGCTGATGGTGACCGTGTAAGCAACCGTGGCGAAGGCCGTGGCAGCTTTGCAGGCGGAAGCAACTACAGAAGCGGCCGCCGCGAAGGCGGTGGTGGTTTCCGTGGCAACAGTGACCGTAATAATAATGGCGGTGGTTTCCGCGATTTCTCAGGCAAACGCCGTGAGGACCGTGGCGAACGTCGCAAAAAATATTAA
- a CDS encoding DUF4293 domain-containing protein, producing MIQRVQSIYLFLASLAIFALYMVTIANNVYVNGIPTNIKATGLFQDLNGAQQQVTPFVALTAVTAIVALVPLVIIFLYKNRKQQIAFAYGAILVIIGHSFWVSQTVKNAIGGVMLGTNNFGVGLFLPPIAILLIFLAIKGIKKDEALIKSADRLR from the coding sequence ATGATACAACGCGTACAAAGCATATACCTGTTCTTAGCCAGTTTGGCCATATTTGCCCTTTACATGGTCACCATTGCCAATAACGTTTACGTGAACGGCATCCCAACCAACATCAAAGCTACCGGCCTGTTCCAGGATCTGAACGGCGCTCAGCAGCAGGTCACCCCATTTGTGGCACTTACCGCTGTTACCGCTATCGTGGCCTTAGTGCCGTTAGTGATCATCTTTTTATACAAGAACCGCAAGCAACAGATCGCCTTTGCGTATGGCGCTATCCTGGTGATCATCGGGCATAGCTTTTGGGTATCGCAAACGGTTAAGAACGCTATTGGCGGGGTGATGTTAGGTACCAATAATTTTGGTGTAGGCCTGTTCCTGCCGCCTATAGCGATCCTGCTGATCTTTTTGGCGATCAAGGGCATCAAGAAGGACGAAGCGCTGATCAAGTCGGCCGACAGGTTACGATAG
- the truA gene encoding tRNA pseudouridine(38-40) synthase TruA, translating into MLPYQRYFLELAYNGTHYHGWQLQPNAVTVQQRLNEALAILLRQPVETIGAGRTDTGVHARQLYVHFDAPQPPEGGAEVGGMMPFDWQRSSFRGLAGLLPYDIAVKRIIPVHADAHARFDATQRSYEYHMHFQKDPFKHDLSWLVKGEPDVEAMNKAAAIMMEYTDFSCFSKSNTQVFTNNCKLVRAEWVRKDDGLVFHISADRFLRNMVRAIVGTCMMVGRHEITPEAIHQIIQSKDRSNAGTSVPACGLYLTEVKYPYI; encoded by the coding sequence GTGCTACCGTATCAGCGTTATTTTTTAGAACTGGCCTATAATGGTACTCATTATCATGGCTGGCAGCTGCAACCCAATGCGGTCACCGTACAGCAAAGGCTGAACGAGGCGCTGGCCATACTGCTTCGCCAACCTGTGGAGACCATCGGCGCAGGCCGTACCGATACCGGAGTACACGCCAGGCAATTGTATGTTCACTTTGATGCGCCCCAACCCCCTGAAGGGGGAGCAGAAGTTGGGGGCATGATGCCTTTCGACTGGCAAAGATCCTCATTTAGAGGGTTAGCGGGACTACTCCCGTACGATATAGCCGTTAAGCGCATCATCCCGGTTCATGCCGATGCGCATGCCCGTTTTGATGCCACCCAACGCTCGTACGAGTATCACATGCATTTTCAAAAGGATCCCTTTAAACACGATCTATCCTGGTTGGTAAAAGGAGAACCGGATGTAGAGGCCATGAATAAGGCAGCGGCCATTATGATGGAATATACCGACTTTAGCTGCTTTAGTAAGAGTAATACGCAGGTTTTTACTAATAATTGCAAGTTAGTGCGTGCCGAATGGGTGCGCAAAGATGATGGGTTAGTGTTCCATATCTCCGCCGACCGGTTCCTGCGTAATATGGTGAGGGCTATAGTAGGCACCTGCATGATGGTGGGCCGGCACGAGATCACTCCCGAGGCCATCCATCAGATCATTCAAAGTAAAGATCGCAGCAATGCCGGAACATCTGTGCCCGCTTGTGGTTTATACCTAACAGAAGTAAAGTATCCATATATATGA
- a CDS encoding ABC transporter ATP-binding protein, with the protein MSQVTGKAIDWQLLKRIMRYVKPYNRTFVIAAFLTIFIAVITLAQPILMEIGLDRYILSGNYNGLVFIVILMVAQLIIQTVAQYYQTYTTNALGQSVIRDLRIHVFNHIMSLRLRYFDRTPIGMLITRTVSDLETIADIFSEGLISIAGDMLLVISIITYMLIQDWKLTLITLIPLPFLLAATYIFKEAIKSSFQDVRTHVAQLNTFLQEHISGISIIQYFAREEQEMRKFVAVNEKYRDANIRSNWYYSIFFPVVEIFMAGSIGLLVWYGCKRILSDQQLASITADGQGVTPGKILAFITLLNLLFRPIRQLADKFNTLQMGMVGADRIFKVLDTDEVAPNNGTITTGRLKGQIDFKNVWFAYNEENWVLKDISFSIKPGETLALVGATGAGKSSTINILNRFYEIGKGSVSVDGVDIQNYELNFLRSQIATVIQDVFLFSDTIANNISLNNPNITRQQIVAAATYVGAHEFIERLPGGYDYNVMERGATLSAGQAQLISFVRALVYDPAILVLDEATSSVDTETELLIQNAIDKLMDERTAIVIAHRLSTIQKADKIIVLDHGEIKEIGTHQELLRIEDGYYRKLYDLQFNSAGIERTP; encoded by the coding sequence ATGTCTCAGGTAACAGGTAAAGCAATAGACTGGCAACTGCTCAAACGCATTATGCGTTACGTGAAGCCCTACAACCGTACTTTCGTGATCGCGGCGTTCCTGACCATTTTTATTGCGGTGATCACGCTGGCTCAGCCCATCCTCATGGAGATAGGGCTCGATCGTTATATCCTGTCAGGTAATTACAATGGTTTGGTGTTCATCGTGATACTGATGGTGGCGCAGCTCATCATCCAAACGGTAGCTCAATATTACCAAACTTATACCACCAATGCTTTGGGCCAATCGGTGATCCGCGATCTGCGTATCCATGTGTTCAACCATATCATGAGTTTGAGGCTGCGTTATTTTGATCGTACACCTATCGGTATGCTGATCACCCGTACAGTATCTGACCTGGAGACCATCGCCGATATCTTTTCGGAAGGGCTGATCTCCATAGCCGGTGACATGCTGCTGGTGATATCCATCATCACCTACATGCTCATCCAGGATTGGAAGCTCACGCTCATTACCCTGATCCCATTACCATTCTTGCTGGCCGCTACCTACATTTTTAAGGAGGCCATCAAGTCCTCGTTTCAGGATGTGCGTACGCATGTGGCCCAGCTGAATACCTTTTTACAGGAGCATATATCGGGCATCAGCATTATCCAGTACTTTGCCCGGGAGGAGCAGGAGATGCGCAAATTTGTGGCGGTGAACGAGAAGTACCGTGACGCCAACATCCGCTCTAACTGGTACTATTCTATCTTCTTCCCCGTGGTAGAGATATTTATGGCCGGCTCGATCGGTCTGCTCGTATGGTATGGTTGCAAACGTATCCTAAGCGATCAGCAACTGGCCTCTATCACCGCCGATGGCCAAGGCGTTACACCCGGTAAGATACTGGCTTTTATCACCCTACTCAACTTACTCTTCAGACCTATACGCCAACTGGCCGATAAGTTCAACACCCTGCAAATGGGTATGGTTGGTGCCGACCGTATTTTCAAAGTATTGGATACCGATGAGGTAGCGCCTAATAACGGCACTATCACTACCGGCAGACTGAAAGGGCAGATCGATTTCAAGAACGTATGGTTCGCCTATAATGAGGAGAACTGGGTATTAAAAGATATCAGTTTCAGCATCAAACCCGGGGAGACGCTGGCCCTCGTTGGTGCTACCGGTGCAGGTAAATCTTCAACCATTAACATTCTGAACCGCTTTTACGAGATCGGTAAAGGCAGCGTAAGTGTGGATGGCGTGGACATACAGAACTATGAATTGAATTTCCTGCGGTCGCAGATCGCTACGGTGATACAGGATGTTTTCCTATTCTCCGATACTATTGCCAATAATATCAGCCTTAACAACCCAAACATCACCCGGCAGCAGATCGTTGCGGCGGCAACCTACGTTGGGGCGCATGAGTTCATCGAGCGATTGCCCGGCGGATATGATTACAATGTGATGGAGCGCGGCGCCACCTTGTCGGCCGGACAGGCGCAGTTGATCTCATTTGTGAGGGCGCTGGTGTATGATCCGGCTATATTAGTGCTTGACGAGGCTACCTCGTCTGTAGATACCGAGACCGAACTACTGATCCAGAACGCCATTGATAAACTGATGGATGAACGTACGGCCATTGTGATCGCTCACCGTTTATCTACCATCCAAAAAGCCGACAAGATCATCGTGCTCGACCATGGCGAGATCAAAGAGATCGGTACCCACCAGGAACTCCTCCGCATTGAGGATGGCTACTACCGTAAACTATATGACCTGCAATTTAATTCAGCAGGTATAGAGCGAACCCCCTAA
- a CDS encoding SDR family oxidoreductase codes for MENFSLKDKVIIVTGGTGVLGEAFVKGIADAGGVACIMGRNQKVAEERAEAINANGGKALALVADVMNESHLLAARDKIMDTYGKIDGLVNGAGGNMPGGVINPDQDIFTMNFDGMRQVMDLNLWGTLIPTQIFGEVMAKGGKGSIVNISSMASQQAVTKVLGYSMAKAAIDNYTRWFALEAANRYGDTLRMNAIAPGFFLTEQNRTLLTNTDGSYTERGSLVLKNTPFKRFGKAEELIGALIWLLSDASAFVTGTVVTVDGGFSMFSGV; via the coding sequence ATGGAAAATTTCTCATTAAAAGATAAGGTGATCATTGTGACCGGTGGCACCGGTGTGTTGGGCGAGGCCTTTGTAAAAGGCATAGCTGATGCCGGCGGTGTAGCCTGCATCATGGGCCGTAATCAAAAGGTGGCCGAAGAACGCGCCGAGGCTATCAATGCTAACGGTGGAAAGGCATTGGCACTTGTGGCCGATGTGATGAACGAAAGTCATCTACTGGCCGCCCGCGATAAGATCATGGACACTTATGGCAAGATAGACGGCCTGGTGAATGGTGCTGGTGGTAACATGCCCGGCGGCGTGATCAACCCTGATCAGGACATATTTACCATGAACTTTGATGGTATGCGCCAGGTAATGGACCTCAACCTGTGGGGTACGCTGATCCCTACCCAGATCTTTGGTGAGGTGATGGCTAAAGGTGGCAAGGGCAGCATCGTCAACATATCGTCAATGGCCTCACAGCAGGCGGTGACCAAAGTTTTGGGTTATAGCATGGCTAAGGCCGCCATTGATAATTATACCCGCTGGTTCGCCCTAGAGGCGGCTAACCGTTATGGTGATACCTTGCGTATGAATGCCATTGCGCCAGGTTTCTTCCTCACTGAACAGAACCGTACCCTGCTCACCAATACCGACGGCAGTTATACCGAACGTGGTAGCCTGGTACTGAAAAATACCCCATTCAAGCGCTTTGGTAAGGCCGAAGAACTGATCGGTGCACTGATCTGGCTCCTGAGCGATGCCTCAGCCTTTGTGACCGGTACCGTAGTAACGGTAGATGGTGGCTTCTCGATGTTCAGCGGCGTTTAA
- a CDS encoding DnaJ C-terminal domain-containing protein has product MAFVDYYKVLGVDKTASEKDIKNAYRKLARKFHPDLNPNDPEANKRFQEINEANEVLTDPDKRKKYDQYGEHWQHADAYEQARQQQGSAGQGGYGGGPQGGYDFSSFGDAGGDFSDFFQSMFGGAGGGGGRGRQARYRGQDYNAELQLSLRDAATTQKQTLTVNGKSIRITIPAGVENGQTIKIAGHGSAGVNGGPNGDLYITFRIADDPQFKRRGADLLATVPLNLYTAILGGDITVDTLTGQVKVKVKPETPNGTQVKLKGKGFPVYKKEGEFGDLYLTYNVQLPTNLTAEQKELFTKLANTQ; this is encoded by the coding sequence ATGGCCTTTGTTGATTACTATAAAGTTTTAGGTGTTGATAAGACCGCTTCGGAAAAGGACATCAAGAATGCCTACCGTAAGCTGGCCCGCAAGTTCCACCCCGATCTTAATCCTAATGACCCGGAAGCTAACAAACGTTTCCAGGAAATAAATGAAGCTAATGAGGTGCTTACCGATCCCGATAAGCGCAAAAAATATGACCAGTACGGCGAGCACTGGCAACATGCCGATGCTTATGAGCAGGCCCGCCAGCAACAAGGCAGCGCTGGTCAGGGTGGCTACGGCGGTGGCCCGCAAGGCGGATATGATTTTAGCTCCTTTGGCGATGCGGGAGGCGATTTCTCGGATTTCTTCCAGTCGATGTTCGGTGGGGCAGGAGGCGGAGGTGGCCGGGGCAGGCAGGCACGTTACCGCGGGCAAGACTATAATGCCGAGTTGCAGCTGAGCTTACGGGATGCCGCCACTACTCAAAAGCAAACGCTCACCGTGAACGGCAAAAGCATCCGCATCACCATACCTGCAGGGGTAGAGAACGGGCAGACCATCAAGATAGCCGGCCATGGTAGCGCCGGAGTGAACGGTGGCCCCAATGGCGACCTGTATATCACCTTCCGCATAGCCGATGATCCTCAGTTCAAGCGCCGGGGTGCCGATCTGCTGGCCACCGTACCGTTGAATTTGTATACGGCTATACTGGGTGGCGATATCACTGTTGATACCCTTACCGGGCAGGTGAAAGTGAAGGTGAAGCCCGAAACCCCTAACGGCACACAGGTAAAACTAAAAGGCAAGGGCTTCCCAGTATACAAAAAGGAAGGCGAATTTGGCGATCTGTACCTTACCTACAATGTACAGTTACCTACCAACCTCACCGCCGAACAAAAAGAGTTATTCACTAAACTGGCTAATACTCAATAG
- a CDS encoding chaperone modulator CbpM: MANTALTAANEFCSYHQIDVTLITAFYDAGLIQLTVVDQHYFIPQEQLPGVERLVRLHNELGINIEGLEAITHLLDRMHDLKQEVQLLRNRLSVYE, encoded by the coding sequence ATGGCAAATACAGCGCTTACGGCAGCAAATGAGTTTTGCAGCTACCACCAGATCGATGTTACCCTGATCACTGCATTTTATGATGCCGGGCTGATCCAGCTTACGGTGGTGGATCAGCACTATTTCATACCACAGGAGCAACTCCCCGGCGTTGAACGCCTGGTGCGCCTGCACAATGAGCTTGGCATTAATATAGAAGGATTAGAGGCGATCACTCACCTGCTGGATCGCATGCATGACCTTAAACAGGAGGTGCAACTGCTACGCAACCGGTTAAGCGTTTACGAGTAG
- a CDS encoding LutC/YkgG family protein, whose product MKDNTTAKERMLKKVRKALLVKRDNPYPNLEDQPLYGTLGEDESLEVMFAEELIAVSGQFVFCEDEIQFIESLLNLAEQRQWRKIYCWEPALQQLLDTYDYPFYQTDKDFDQAEVGFTLCEALVARNGSVLLSNGNMAGRRLSIYPPVHIVLAYTSQLVLDLKDGFKLLQDKYRQRLPSMITTVTGPSRTADIEKTLVLGAHGPKELFVFLLDG is encoded by the coding sequence ATGAAGGACAACACCACTGCCAAAGAAAGAATGCTCAAAAAGGTGCGCAAGGCCCTTTTAGTGAAACGTGATAACCCGTACCCCAACCTGGAAGATCAGCCTTTGTATGGCACGCTGGGCGAGGACGAATCGTTAGAGGTGATGTTCGCGGAGGAACTGATCGCAGTTTCGGGTCAGTTCGTATTTTGTGAGGACGAGATACAGTTCATCGAGTCGTTACTCAACCTGGCCGAGCAACGCCAGTGGCGTAAGATCTACTGCTGGGAACCTGCCTTACAGCAATTGCTGGATACTTACGATTATCCCTTTTACCAAACCGATAAAGACTTTGACCAGGCCGAGGTAGGCTTTACGCTTTGCGAGGCTCTGGTGGCTCGTAATGGTAGTGTACTGCTGAGCAACGGTAATATGGCCGGCCGCCGGTTAAGCATATATCCGCCCGTGCACATCGTGCTGGCGTATACCTCGCAACTGGTGCTCGACCTTAAAGACGGTTTCAAGTTACTACAAGATAAATACCGCCAGCGCCTGCCCAGCATGATCACTACCGTGACCGGCCCAAGCCGCACGGCCGATATCGAGAAGACGCTGGTACTGGGTGCTCACGGCCCTAAAGAGCTATTCGTTTTCCTGCTTGACGGTTAA